Proteins encoded in a region of the Scomber scombrus chromosome 16, fScoSco1.1, whole genome shotgun sequence genome:
- the LOC133996508 gene encoding major histocompatibility complex class I-related gene protein-like: MKFFVFLVLLGLHSAAAVTHSLKYFFTASSQVPNFPEFVMVGMLDDVQINHYDSNTMRLEPKQDWMNRVTEDDPQHWEWHTARTVDNHQLFKGYIETLKHRFNQTGGGHIFQWVIGCEWDDETGDVNGFRLVGFDGEDFLSWDVKTNTWIAPKQQAVITKNSWNNDKAQLAYYKYILTQEFPDLLKKYLNYGRSSLMRTGRIT; encoded by the exons ATGaagttctttgtttttctggtcCTCCTGGGTCTACACAgcgcagcagcag TGACTCACTCTCTGAAGTATTTCTTCACTGCGTCCTCTCAAGTCCCAAACTTCCCAGAGTTTGTGATGGTTGGGATGCTCGATGATGTTCAGATAAATCACTATGACAGCAACACCATGAGACTAGAACCCAAACAGGACTGGATGAACAGAGTCACAGAAGATGATCCACAGCACTGGGAGTGGCACACTGCCAGAACTGTGGATAACCATCAGCTCTTCAAAGGCTACATTGAAACTTTAAAGCATCGTTTCAACCAAACTGGag gtggcCATATTTTCCAGTGGGTGATTGGCTGCGAATGGGACGATGAGACTGGAGATGTTAATGGTTTCAGACTGGTTGGTTTCGATGGAGAAGACTTCCTATCATGGGATGTGAAGACAAATACATGGATCGCTCCAAAACAACAGGCTGTTATCACCAAAAACAGTTGGAACAATGACAAAGCACAGCTAGCATATTATAAGTACATCCTCACCCAGGAGTTCCCTGACTTGCTGAAGAAGTATCTGAACTACGGGAGGAGCTCTCTGATGAGAACAGGTAGAATCACATGA